A single window of Anopheles moucheti chromosome 2, idAnoMoucSN_F20_07, whole genome shotgun sequence DNA harbors:
- the LOC128299553 gene encoding pickpocket protein 28-like — translation MDSRSVSNFELKAINAWDKRNFTRGIKSLFLEYCSNSTVHGVKYFGCKRRTLFEKIWWIATFLLSVYGCGRLIQNIYRKWDQTPVIVSFAEKSTPVWQIPFPAVTICPETKALGAYLNFTDMYFQMNETYREQLANETYDRFRAVAQVCDAHILNGVSLNQTTDPYCVDLLRNVSMPLDKALFFCKWRNEGGACGEFFTETITEEGICFTFNAQSAGEMLRIDELHDDYEYISEKRESPLWSLEQGYAENTDIDTYPVRVLGAGARAGLYVLLNLYEQDTDFICRGPVQGFKILLHPSSEYPQVSKQYYRVPLHQEVIISVKPQMITTSDGLRDYTPERRQCFFNHERHLKYFKVYTQQNCELECITNYTLQRCDCVKFSMPRNARTEVCGASKIQCYNEAEDELLEEDVKYIGDKSHDYRAKCNCLPACTSVQYDAEISQADLDWKSMFAAYRQPPDAENKGVQFARLSIYFKEAQFITSRRSEMYGVNDFLANCGGLLGLFMGVSLLSLAELIYFCSIRPFTILRAYRAKRRESNVFFEPPPIVEKAKDF, via the exons ATGGATTCACGCTCCGTGAGCAATTTCGAGCTGAAAGCAATCAATGCCTGGGATAAGCGTAATTTTACGCGCGgcattaaaagtttatttctgGAGTACTGCTCCAACAGTACGGTGCACGGTGTGAAGTACTTTGGctgcaagcgacgaaccctgtTCGAGAA GATTTGGTGGATCGCAACCTTCCTGCTGTCGGTGTACGGTTGCGGCCGGCTGATCCAGAACATCTATCGCAAATGGGACCAGACGCCGGTGATTGTGAGCTTCGCGGAAAAGTCCACCCCGGTGTGGCAGATCCCGTTCCCGGCCGTTACGATCTGTCCGGAAACGAAGGCGCTCGGCGCGTACCTTAACTTCACCGACATGTACTTTCAGATGAACGAAACCTACCGCGAACAACTAGCGAACGAAAC TTACGATCGGTTCCGTGCGGTTGCGCAGGTATGCGATGCGCACATTCTCAACGGTGTCAGCTTGAATCAGACGACCGACCCGTACTGCGTCGATCTGCTCCGGAACGTCTCGATGCCGCTCGACAAGGCACTGTTCTTCTGCAAATGGCGCAACGAGGGTGGAGCTTGCGGCGAATTCTTCACAGAAACAATTACCGAAGAAGGTATCTGTTTCACGTTCAACGCCCAGTCCGCCGGGGAGATGTTAAGGATAGACGAGCTGCACGATGACTATGAGTACATATCGGAGAAAAGGGAATCGCCGCTGTGGTCGCTCGAGCAGGGTTACGCAGAAAATACGGATATCGATACGTACCCGGTGCGGGTACTGGGGGCCGGTGCGAGGGCCGGTCTCTACGTGTTGCTGAATCTGTATGAGCAAGATACGGACTTTATCTGTCGC GGGCCTGTTCAAGGATTTAAGATCTTGCTTCACCCGTCGAGTGAATATCCGCAGGTATCGAAGCAGTACTACCGGGTACCGCTCCACCAGGAGGTGATCATATCAGTCAAACCGCAGATGATTACCACCTCGGATGGATTACGCGATTACACACCGGAACG ACGACAGTGCTTCTTCAACCACGAACGTCACCTGAAGTACTTCAAGGTGTACACGCAGCAAAACTGCGAGCTGGAGTGCATCACCAACTACACGCTGCAACGGTGCGACTGCGTCAAGTTCTCCATGCCGCGGAACGCACGGACGGAGGTGTGCGGCGCTAGCAAGATCCAGTGCTACAACGAGGCGGAGGACGAACTGCTGGAGGAGGACGTCAAGTACATCGGCGACAAATCGCACGACTATCGCGCAAAGTGTAACTGTCTGCCGGCCTGCACCTCGGTGCAGTACGATGCCGAAATCTCGCAGGCCGATCTCGACTGGAAGAGCATGTTTGCTGCGTACCGGCAACCGCCCGATGCGGAAAACAAAGGTGTACAGTTTGCCCGGCTGTCGATCTACTTCAAGGAGGCACAGTTTATCACGTCGCGGCGCAGCGAAATGTACGGCGTGAACGATTTCCTCGCCAACTGTGGCGGTTTGCTGGGGCTGTTTATGGGCGTGAGTTTGCTCAGCCTGGCCGAGCTGATCTACTTCTGCTCGATACGCCCGTTCACCATACTGCGTGCTTATCGGGCGAAGAGACGCGAGTCGAACGTCTTCTTCGAACCACCGCCGATAGTGGAAAAAGCAAAGGACTTCTAG